A genome region from Rhodopseudomonas boonkerdii includes the following:
- a CDS encoding OmpA family protein, with protein sequence MHGFYRWSAKWWPGLIPLAILWVAAAWFSTPPLEADLTARSTEALKSTVLDKTQITVAGRDVRFAAEAFSEEGRRSAVGAVEAVPGVRLVNDATRLVAEAKPFVWVAERDNVRVTLWGTAPLPTSKARIAEAAKTALAGTEVSDRMGLKRGAPPRFDGAAVLLLDQVAKLKEGKATIMDTNVSITGMARDLGGREAIAAALKNLPEGFTVAANDVKAPPYVFQANKDPVANTLTLSGYVPDNAVHAALVAAAQRKFTNDKIVDNLKASIGAPANFAPAVTAALGALSRLSTGTLVVNDREVKLSGDALYDVASEQIRSGLGKELPQGWTAKPELSVKPAAAPVDASVCQQLFKQNLTNGRIRFETGSASINADSAGLLDRLVEVAMRCPTTKFDIVGHTDGDGDPAFNQTLSEKRAAAVEDYLIKAGLPGDRFEAIGYGATLPLASNDTEDGKAQNRRIEFVVRPNP encoded by the coding sequence ATGCACGGTTTTTACAGGTGGAGCGCCAAATGGTGGCCTGGGCTCATTCCACTTGCCATCCTCTGGGTCGCCGCCGCCTGGTTTAGCACGCCTCCGCTGGAAGCGGACTTAACGGCGCGCAGCACAGAGGCGCTGAAAAGCACCGTTCTCGATAAAACACAGATTACCGTCGCGGGCCGCGATGTGAGATTTGCCGCAGAAGCCTTCTCGGAAGAGGGGCGCCGGAGTGCCGTGGGGGCCGTCGAGGCCGTACCGGGGGTGCGTCTGGTCAATGACGCAACGCGTCTCGTGGCCGAAGCCAAGCCGTTCGTCTGGGTGGCCGAGCGGGACAATGTCCGTGTGACTTTGTGGGGCACCGCACCGCTGCCGACGAGCAAGGCGCGCATCGCCGAAGCGGCAAAGACGGCCCTCGCCGGAACCGAGGTCTCCGACCGCATGGGGCTCAAGCGCGGTGCGCCGCCGCGTTTCGATGGCGCTGCCGTGCTGTTGCTGGATCAGGTCGCCAAGCTGAAGGAGGGCAAGGCGACGATCATGGACACCAATGTCAGCATCACCGGCATGGCCCGCGACCTGGGCGGCCGCGAAGCCATCGCGGCGGCGCTGAAGAACCTGCCGGAAGGCTTCACGGTGGCCGCGAATGACGTGAAGGCGCCGCCTTACGTGTTCCAGGCCAACAAGGATCCGGTGGCGAATACGCTCACGCTGTCGGGCTATGTGCCGGACAACGCCGTCCATGCCGCGCTGGTCGCCGCCGCGCAGCGCAAATTTACGAATGACAAGATTGTCGACAATCTCAAGGCCAGCATCGGCGCACCCGCCAATTTCGCACCGGCGGTGACGGCGGCGCTCGGTGCGCTGTCGCGGCTTTCCACCGGAACGCTGGTGGTCAACGATCGCGAAGTGAAGCTGTCCGGCGATGCGCTCTACGACGTCGCCTCCGAACAGATCCGCAGCGGTCTTGGCAAGGAACTGCCGCAGGGCTGGACGGCCAAGCCCGAATTGTCCGTGAAGCCCGCCGCGGCGCCGGTGGACGCCAGCGTGTGTCAGCAGTTGTTCAAGCAAAATCTGACCAACGGCCGCATCCGCTTCGAGACGGGAAGCGCGAGCATCAATGCGGACTCGGCAGGATTGCTGGATCGTCTGGTGGAAGTCGCCATGCGTTGCCCCACGACCAAATTCGACATCGTCGGCCATACCGACGGCGATGGCGATCCGGCGTTCAATCAGACCCTGTCGGAAAAGCGCGCCGCGGCGGTCGAGGATTATCTGATCAAGGCCGGCTTGCCGGGCGACCGTTTCGAAGCCATCGGCTACGGCGCCACGCTGCCGCTTGCCAGCAATGACACGGAAGACGGCAAGGCGCAGAATCGCCGGATCGAGTTCGTTGTGAGGCCGAATCCATGA
- a CDS encoding polysaccharide deacetylase family protein: MKQIRNTIIRAGLDALYFSGAHRVLRPFFGGVGTIFMLHHVRPAHTGLFQPNRHLEITPDFLRATLAYLRATDVDIVTPDEMHRRLHEQDFSRRFACFTCDDGYRDNRDHMLPAMRDFDAPFSVYVTSDFASGTGRLWWVALERIVARAERLEAPIDGNMARIATGSLPEKEMGFDRLHGWLRSLDETDLRREMTALCKQAGIDEEAICRELCLSWDELKPFAADPLVTIGAHTLTHCNLAKQTEAVAVHELAASRASIESALQKSALHLAYPYGDRAAAGAREFALAQKAGFQTAVTTRPGVIAAENSTQLTALPRVSLNGNYQDTRYLPVLTSGAATAMWNSFQRVGQG; the protein is encoded by the coding sequence ATGAAGCAGATTCGCAACACGATTATTCGTGCCGGACTGGATGCACTTTATTTCAGCGGCGCGCATCGCGTGCTGCGTCCCTTTTTTGGCGGGGTCGGCACGATCTTCATGCTGCACCATGTGCGCCCCGCCCATACCGGCCTGTTTCAGCCCAACCGCCATCTCGAGATCACACCCGACTTCCTGCGGGCGACGCTGGCATATCTGCGCGCCACCGATGTCGATATCGTAACGCCCGACGAGATGCACCGGCGTCTGCACGAGCAGGATTTTTCGCGCCGTTTCGCCTGTTTTACCTGCGACGACGGCTACCGGGATAACCGCGATCATATGCTCCCGGCGATGCGGGATTTCGACGCGCCGTTCTCCGTTTACGTCACCAGCGACTTTGCATCGGGTACAGGACGCTTGTGGTGGGTGGCGCTGGAACGCATCGTTGCCCGTGCCGAGCGGCTGGAAGCGCCGATCGACGGCAACATGGCGCGCATCGCGACCGGGTCGCTGCCCGAGAAGGAAATGGGCTTCGACCGCCTGCATGGCTGGCTGCGCAGCCTGGACGAAACCGATCTCCGCCGCGAAATGACGGCGCTGTGCAAACAGGCCGGGATCGACGAGGAAGCGATCTGCCGCGAACTCTGCCTGTCATGGGATGAACTCAAGCCGTTCGCCGCCGATCCCCTCGTGACCATCGGCGCGCACACGCTGACACATTGCAACCTCGCCAAGCAGACCGAGGCCGTGGCGGTGCATGAACTCGCCGCCAGTCGCGCCAGCATCGAGAGCGCGCTGCAAAAGTCCGCTTTGCACCTCGCCTATCCCTATGGCGACCGCGCGGCTGCCGGCGCGCGCGAATTCGCACTGGCGCAAAAGGCAGGCTTCCAGACCGCCGTAACCACGCGCCCCGGCGTGATCGCCGCGGAGAATTCCACCCAGCTCACCGCCTTGCCCCGCGTGTCGCTGAACGGGAATTATCAGGACACGCGTTATCTGCCCGTACTGACCTCCGGCGCTGCGACAGCGATGTGGAACAGCTTCCAGCGCGTCGGGCAGGGCTGA
- a CDS encoding lysylphosphatidylglycerol synthase domain-containing protein, whose amino-acid sequence MLEAIRRTATFLREKQVLHKLGVLASVAVIAVACWMLYHKLRNVDTARVLKFIAETEPRLIVLSALSVTAAYFTLTFYDWFAVRTIGRRDVPYRINALAAFTSYSIGHNVGASVFTGGAVRYRIYSAWNLSAVDVAKIVFLAGLTFWLGNLAVLGMGIAYHPEAASAINQVPPAVNRILAYVVLAGLAGYVVWVWMKPRSVGRGPWSVVLPGGPLTLLQIVIGIVDLGFCALAMYMLVPATPGVDFVTVAVVFVAATLLGFASHSPGGLGVFDAAMLVGLEMMDQEQLLAGMLLFRVLYYLSPFFISVMLLTFRELIVGARSKKLQPVAAEAPSAVGRTLNDHGGSTT is encoded by the coding sequence ATGCTGGAAGCAATACGCAGGACGGCCACGTTTCTGCGCGAGAAGCAAGTCCTGCACAAACTCGGTGTTCTCGCCAGTGTCGCGGTGATCGCTGTTGCGTGCTGGATGCTCTATCACAAGCTGCGCAACGTCGATACGGCGCGAGTCCTGAAGTTTATTGCCGAGACCGAACCGCGGCTGATCGTGCTCTCGGCGCTGTCGGTGACCGCGGCCTACTTCACGCTGACTTTCTACGATTGGTTTGCCGTCCGCACCATCGGTCGTCGCGATGTTCCGTATCGCATCAATGCGCTTGCTGCTTTCACCAGCTATTCCATCGGCCACAATGTCGGCGCGTCAGTCTTCACCGGCGGCGCGGTGCGCTATCGCATCTATTCGGCATGGAATCTTTCGGCTGTCGATGTCGCCAAGATCGTGTTTCTCGCCGGCCTCACCTTCTGGCTCGGCAATCTCGCCGTGCTCGGCATGGGCATCGCCTATCATCCGGAAGCGGCGAGCGCGATCAATCAGGTGCCGCCTGCGGTCAACCGCATCCTCGCTTACGTCGTGCTGGCTGGCCTCGCCGGCTATGTGGTCTGGGTGTGGATGAAACCGCGCAGCGTAGGCCGCGGGCCGTGGTCCGTGGTGCTGCCAGGCGGACCGCTCACACTGCTGCAGATCGTCATCGGCATTGTCGATCTGGGATTCTGTGCGCTCGCGATGTACATGCTCGTGCCAGCCACGCCCGGCGTGGATTTTGTTACGGTGGCGGTGGTGTTCGTCGCGGCGACGTTGCTCGGCTTTGCCAGCCATTCGCCGGGTGGCCTCGGCGTGTTCGATGCCGCGATGCTGGTTGGTCTGGAAATGATGGACCAGGAGCAATTGCTGGCCGGAATGCTGCTGTTCCGGGTGCTTTATTACCTTTCTCCGTTCTTTATTTCAGTCATGCTCCTGACGTTTCGTGAGCTTATTGTCGGTGCGCGATCAAAAAAGCTGCAGCCGGTCGCAGCCGAAGCTCCGTCAGCTGTCGGTCGAACGTTGAATGATCATGGCGGTTCGACCACCTGA
- a CDS encoding DinB family protein gives MLDHYRAFGRYNRWANGRLYDAAAGLDDASYRADRGAFFKSLHGTFNHLLVTDRIWLKRFTGTGDAPSQLDAILHDDFAGLRAAREAEDMRILGFVDGLDEAKLAGIIKFRRVSTPEEFEEPLMPMLAHWFNHQTHHRGQAHAILTGLTGKAPELDLLFYQRLAARSAA, from the coding sequence ATGCTCGATCACTACCGGGCATTCGGTCGCTACAACCGCTGGGCCAACGGCCGGCTCTACGACGCCGCGGCCGGGCTGGATGACGCCAGCTATCGCGCCGATCGCGGCGCCTTCTTCAAGTCGCTGCATGGAACGTTCAATCATCTGCTGGTCACCGACCGCATCTGGCTGAAGCGCTTCACCGGCACGGGCGATGCGCCGAGCCAGCTCGATGCCATCCTGCACGATGATTTCGCGGGTCTGCGCGCTGCCCGCGAGGCCGAGGATATGCGTATTCTCGGCTTCGTCGACGGTCTCGACGAGGCGAAGCTTGCGGGCATCATCAAATTCCGCCGGGTCTCGACGCCGGAGGAATTCGAGGAGCCGCTGATGCCGATGCTGGCGCATTGGTTCAATCACCAGACCCATCATCGCGGCCAGGCGCACGCGATTTTGACCGGCCTCACCGGCAAGGCGCCGGAATTGGATCTTTTATTTTATCAGCGCCTCGCCGCCAGATCGGCGGCCTAA